The Brachionichthys hirsutus isolate HB-005 chromosome 11, CSIRO-AGI_Bhir_v1, whole genome shotgun sequence genome includes a window with the following:
- the sptssb gene encoding serine palmitoyltransferase small subunit B yields the protein MNFKNLKEYLAWLYYQYLLLTGIYVLEPWEKSIFNSILFSVVAMVIYTSYVFVPIHVHLALQFFSGVVGGQPESAMALMN from the coding sequence ATGAACTTCAAGAACTTGAAGGAGTACCTGGCCTGGTTGTACTACCAGTACCTGCTGCTCACCGGAATCTACGTCCTGGAGCCCTGGGAAAAGTCCATCTTCAACTCCATCCTCTTCTCCGTCGTTGCGATGGTGATCTACACGTCGTACGTGTTCGTGCCCATACACGTGCACCTGGCGCTGCAGTTCTTCTCTGGGGTCGTAGGCGGCCAGCCTGAAAGCGCCATGGCTCTCATGAACTAA
- the nmd3 gene encoding 60S ribosomal export protein NMD3: MEYIQAPATSSQGNILCCTCGAAIPPNPANMCVACLRTQVDISEGIPKQVTVHFCKQCERYLQPPTTWMQCALESRELLALCLKKIKSSMAKVRLIDAGFLWTEPHSKRIKMKVTIQKEVMNGAILQQVFVVEFVIQYQMCDDCHRVEAKDFWKAVVQVRQKTVHKKTFYYLEQLILKHKLHQNALNIKEIHDGVDFYFGSKQHAQKMVDFLQCTVPCRSKTSQRLISHDIHSNTYNYKSTFSMEIVPVCKDNVVCLSPRLAQSLGNMGQVCVCVRVTSTIHLIDPNTLQVAEVDGSTYWRNPFNGLCSPRQMEEFLVMDIDIIRNQKLGAGAGMRSNKHTLAEVWVQKTSEMDTSQQYHCRTFLGHLLNIGDLVLGYDFANSNINDEYLNKMNPHHLPDVVLIKKSYDRSRRVKRRNWKLQEMDRERESMDTDDERHYQDFLEDLEEDETLRKNINIYRDASKVPVESDTDDDGAPRISLVEMLEELSLTDATGGEGADMMD, translated from the exons ATGGAGTACATCCAGGCACCTGCGACAAGCAGCCAGGGCAACAT CCTGTGCTGTACCTGCGGCGCCGCTATTCCTCCCAACCCAGCCAACATGTGTGTAGCATGTCTGCGTACTCAGGTGGACATCTCAGAGGGAATCCCCAAGCAAGTCACGGTGCACTTCTGCAAACAGTGTGAAAG GTATTTGCAGCCTCCAACTACCTGGATGCAGTGTGCCCTGGAGTCCAGGGAACTGCTGGCCCTTtgcctgaaaaaaataaagagctcGATGGCAAAA GTACGTCTCATTGATGCTGGCTTCCTGTGGACAGAGCCACACTCCAAGAGGATCAAGATGAAAGTGACTATTCAGAAAGAG GTGATGAATGGCgccatcctgcagcaggtgTTTGTGGTGGAGTTTGTCATCCAGTACCAGATGTGTGACGACTGCCACCGCGTGGAAGCCAAGGACTTCTGGAAAGCTGTTGTTCAAGTACGGCAGAAG ACTGTCCATAAGAAGACATTCTACTATCTGGAGCAGCTGATTCTCAAGCATAAACTGCACCAGAATGCTCTCAACATCAAAGAAATCCACG ATGGGGTTGACTTCTACTTTGGCTCCAAGCAGCACGCTCAGAAGATGGTCGACTTCCTCCAGTGCACCGTACCCTGCAG gTCAAAGACATCCCAGCGGCTCATCTCTCATGATATCCATTCTAACACGTACAACTACAAGAGCACCTTCTCTATGGAGATTGTACCCGTCTGCAAG GATAATGTAGTGTGTCTGTCACCGCGACTGGCGCAGAGTCTGGGAAACATgggtcaggtgtgtgtgtgcgtccgcGTCACCAGTACCATCCACCTCATCGATCCCAACACCCTGCAGG TTGCTGAGGTGGATGGGAGCACATACTGGCGCAACCCCTTCAACGGTCTCTGCAGCCCACGGCAAATGGAGGAGTTCCTTGTAATGGACATCGACATCATCAGAAACCAGAAGCTGGGTGCTGGAGCTGGCATGAGGTccaataag cataccCTGGCCGAGGTGTGGGTTCAGAAAACATCCGAGATGGACACGAGCCAGCAGTATCACTGCCGTACGTTCCTGGGCCACCTGCTGAACATCGGAGACCTGGTGCTGGG GTACGACTTTGCCAATTCTAACATCAATGACGAGTATCTGAATAAGATGAACCCACACCATCTTCCTGATGTG GTATTGATCAAGAAGAGTTACGACCGCAGCAGGAGGGTGAAGCGCAGGAACTGGAAACTGCAGGAGATGGACAGAGAACGGGAGAGCATGGACACGGACGATGAGAG ACATTACCAGGACTtcctggaggacctggaggaggacgagACACTGAGGAAGAATATTAACATCTACAGAG ATGCATCAAAGGTCCCCGTAGAGAGCGACACGGATGACGATGGAGCGCCTCGTATCTCCTTGGTGGAGATGCTGGAGGAGCTCAGCCTAACTGATGCCACAGGAGGAGAGGGCGCTGACATGATGGACTAG